One Gemella haemolysans ATCC 10379 DNA segment encodes these proteins:
- a CDS encoding cation diffusion facilitator family transporter, which yields MIQTNFHHKKHYKIQSYSKKILYITLILTISFALLEYIGGLLSNSLALLGDSFHMFSDVIALGFSLIALLFSSKKPNKKYTFGFVRLEVLAAFINGLMLVGISIYLIFEGFMRFFNPKDIDFKSMLIISTIGLIFNIVVTIILTKSLKEEDNLNIQSALWHFLGDLISSIGIIISSTIIYFTNYQIVDVIMSIIISIILFKGGYKITKSSFVILMEATTLDTEEIYNKIKEVEGIADIHEFHIWHTDTNEINAAMHILLDEYETSHDYKIVEDVKIVLKEEYDIEHCFIALENIKYNDHSL from the coding sequence ATGATACAAACAAATTTCCATCATAAAAAACATTATAAAATTCAATCATATTCAAAAAAAATACTTTATATAACATTAATTTTAACAATAAGTTTCGCCTTATTAGAGTACATCGGAGGGTTACTTTCTAACTCATTAGCACTTTTAGGTGATTCTTTCCATATGTTCTCTGATGTTATCGCATTGGGATTCAGTTTAATTGCATTACTTTTCAGTTCAAAAAAACCAAATAAAAAATATACTTTTGGTTTTGTCAGATTGGAAGTCCTAGCAGCCTTTATCAATGGGCTAATGTTAGTTGGTATTTCTATTTATTTAATATTCGAAGGTTTTATGAGATTCTTCAATCCTAAAGATATTGATTTCAAATCAATGCTTATAATTTCAACTATCGGATTAATTTTTAATATTGTTGTTACTATAATTTTAACAAAAAGTCTAAAAGAAGAAGATAATTTAAATATCCAAAGTGCTTTATGGCATTTCCTTGGTGATTTAATCAGTTCAATCGGAATCATAATTTCATCAACTATTATTTACTTTACAAATTATCAAATCGTCGATGTTATTATGAGTATTATCATCAGTATAATTCTTTTCAAAGGTGGTTATAAAATTACTAAATCATCATTTGTTATTTTAATGGAAGCTACTACTCTAGATACAGAAGAAATTTACAATAAAATTAAAGAAGTGGAAGGAATTGCTGATATTCACGAGTTTCATATTTGGCATACTGATACAAATGAAATCAACGCTGCAATGCATATTTTACTAGATGAATATGAAACAAGCCATGATTATAAAATTGTAGAAGATGTTAAAATAGTACTTAAAGAAGAATACGATATAGAACATTGCTTCATCGCATTAGAAAATATTAAATACAACGATCACAGTTTATAA
- a CDS encoding LLM class flavin-dependent oxidoreductase, protein MIELGISTFGETTEIEGTGIIPTHDERIRNMIEEMKLADEVGLDLYAIGEHHREDFAVSAPEILLAAGAAVTKNIRLSSAVTVLSSSDPVRVYQQYATIDAISNGRAEVMVGRGSFTESFPLFGYDLADYEELFDEKLAMLEKIKANEKLTWEGKHTQKVENKGVYPRSVQKDFPIWVATGGNIESTIKIAQKGLPIAYAIIGGEYRRFKGLVDYYKAIGRNTGYSDDRLKVASHSWGFIAETDEEAIKKYFHPTKQVVDAISKDRPFWRPLTFEQYLNSVGPDGSMLVGSPETVASKLIDMIETLGLDRFMLHLPLGSMPHEDIMKAIKLFGEEVAPRVREYFKNKK, encoded by the coding sequence ATGATAGAGTTAGGAATTAGTACATTTGGTGAAACAACTGAAATAGAAGGAACTGGTATAATACCAACGCATGATGAGCGTATTAGAAATATGATAGAAGAGATGAAGCTTGCTGATGAAGTTGGATTAGATCTTTATGCTATAGGGGAACATCATAGAGAAGATTTTGCTGTTTCAGCACCTGAGATATTGTTAGCAGCAGGAGCAGCTGTTACGAAGAATATAAGATTAAGTTCTGCGGTGACAGTACTCTCATCTTCAGACCCTGTAAGAGTTTATCAGCAGTATGCAACAATCGATGCTATTTCTAATGGAAGAGCAGAGGTTATGGTAGGGCGAGGTTCTTTTACAGAATCATTCCCATTATTCGGTTATGATTTGGCAGACTATGAGGAATTGTTTGATGAAAAATTAGCAATGTTAGAGAAAATAAAAGCTAACGAAAAGTTAACATGGGAAGGAAAGCACACACAAAAGGTAGAAAATAAGGGAGTATATCCGAGAAGTGTTCAAAAAGATTTTCCAATCTGGGTAGCGACTGGTGGAAATATAGAGTCTACAATAAAAATAGCTCAGAAAGGCTTGCCTATAGCATATGCTATAATTGGTGGAGAGTATAGAAGATTCAAAGGACTAGTAGATTACTATAAAGCTATTGGGCGTAATACAGGATATAGTGATGATCGTTTAAAAGTTGCTTCACATTCATGGGGATTCATAGCTGAAACTGATGAAGAAGCTATTAAAAAATATTTCCACCCAACAAAACAAGTAGTGGATGCAATTTCGAAAGATAGACCATTTTGGAGACCACTTACTTTTGAACAATATTTAAATAGTGTAGGTCCAGACGGATCTATGTTAGTAGGAAGTCCTGAGACTGTAGCGAGTAAACTTATTGATATGATAGAAACATTAGGATTGGATAGATTTATGTTGCATCTTCCGCTTGGTTCTATGCCACACGAAGATATTATGAAAGCTATTAAACTATTTGGTGAAGAAGTAGCTCCTCGAGTTCGAGAATATTTTAAGAATAAAAAATAA
- a CDS encoding GDSL-type esterase/lipase family protein, translated as MRILCIGDSNTWGYIPGEDGVRTEKRWTNLLAELRPNDTIIEEGLCGRTVIAKDTIVPVRCGIDTLPILMLSHVPVDLVIIMLGTNDLKKQFNPSAKLIAKGIEEYIKYIRNPHLIAGYKIPKILVVSPVPLRDEIIDRHSLFGEFDENSLKQSKFLAQTFKEVSDKYEVDFLNAGRVAETSLVDCIHLDDKNHEKLAKYIASKVAEVLDYEEAR; from the coding sequence ATGCGTATTTTATGTATTGGTGATAGTAATACTTGGGGATATATACCTGGAGAGGATGGAGTAAGAACTGAAAAAAGATGGACTAATTTACTAGCGGAGCTTCGTCCTAATGATACAATAATAGAGGAAGGACTTTGTGGTAGAACTGTAATTGCAAAAGACACAATCGTACCAGTTAGATGTGGTATTGATACATTACCAATTCTAATGTTAAGTCACGTACCCGTTGATTTAGTAATCATAATGTTAGGTACAAATGATCTAAAAAAACAATTTAATCCAAGTGCCAAACTTATTGCTAAAGGTATAGAAGAATACATTAAATATATTAGAAATCCACATTTAATAGCTGGATATAAGATTCCAAAAATTCTTGTTGTATCACCAGTTCCATTACGTGATGAAATAATAGATAGACATAGTTTATTTGGTGAATTCGATGAAAATAGTTTGAAACAATCAAAATTCTTAGCACAAACATTTAAAGAAGTTAGTGATAAATACGAAGTTGACTTTTTAAATGCTGGGCGTGTAGCAGAAACTTCTTTAGTGGATTGTATTCACCTAGATGATAAAAATCATGAAAAATTAGCGAAATATATCGCTAGTAAAGTAGCAGAAGTTTTGGATTACGAAGAAGCAAGATAA
- a CDS encoding YjjG family noncanonical pyrimidine nucleotidase, which produces MILDKYKYLLFDLDDTLLDFGKAQVLAFKKLLKDENIEYNNELFEKYETINKSLWRSFERGEISNKEVTIERFIRFFSLFDRKVDGSEVDNRYRSYLAEGNQLFDGIIEMLEKLSLTHKLYIASNGIAITQHTRLKNNNLNKYFEKIFISEEIGSKKPDKKFFDIIFKEIGVKNKDEVLMIGDTLTSDILGANNAGIDSCLVDIHKISNPEIVPTYKIEKTIDLLKI; this is translated from the coding sequence ATGATTTTAGATAAGTATAAATATTTATTATTTGATTTAGATGATACCTTATTGGATTTTGGTAAGGCACAGGTATTAGCTTTTAAAAAATTATTAAAAGATGAAAATATTGAGTATAATAATGAGCTATTTGAAAAATATGAAACAATAAACAAATCTTTATGGAGAAGTTTTGAACGTGGAGAAATATCGAATAAAGAAGTTACAATTGAAAGATTTATAAGATTTTTTTCATTGTTTGATAGAAAAGTTGATGGTAGTGAAGTAGATAATAGGTATAGAAGTTATCTTGCTGAGGGAAATCAGCTATTTGATGGGATTATAGAGATGTTAGAAAAATTAAGTTTAACTCATAAACTATACATAGCATCTAATGGTATAGCAATCACTCAACATACTAGACTAAAAAATAATAATCTTAATAAGTATTTTGAGAAGATTTTTATTTCTGAAGAAATTGGTAGTAAGAAACCAGATAAAAAGTTTTTTGATATTATCTTTAAAGAAATAGGTGTTAAAAATAAGGATGAAGTTTTAATGATAGGCGATACTTTAACATCCGATATACTAGGAGCTAATAATGCAGGGATTGATAGTTGCTTAGTAGATATTCATAAAATTTCTAATCCAGAGATAGTGCCTACGTATAAAATTGAAAAGACAATAGATTTATTAAAAATATAA